In the genome of Leptospira sanjuanensis, one region contains:
- a CDS encoding sensor domain-containing diguanylate cyclase, with protein sequence MQLKNRIGVQVEKVRIKKRIIFSLLAVILILMFLFLIYENLRMEKEIDRIVGMRARVMNDYIRRVGSQTRALGLSIADYLNFNEDVPANPSLLKKLKTYPNLNRFGIPNVSRELIDGADAGTLTAVGSIAKVEPQHLKEIEAALSLRGQFESLTEKQSEVVWAYYLSAQKFLYITPKFKDENYYFTDDLYTGPFWTQANPQANPQGRQIITDLYEDLAGKGLMITVSEPVYVKGKFLGVASIDIGLDAMRRILESGDCIGESMLIDENGKIVAKPGPFKLNDRLPVNVASLIMTPEESFFIKDGSFWIGFQIKNNEMWLVHEIKIFEYILYILKNLLPFWALVFTFSIVLILYIKLRSSMNQVSTLIHTDPLTGIWNRRGFLKLTQKSLAIGNRQSRNGKHDWTILMVDIDHFKQVNDKFGHETGDKTLVKVAQVLNDSVRQSDAVCRWGGEEFAVFLFGATQEDSINIAENLRKEVENRIHLEDGRPVTLSIGISQGKRNLEEAFANADQALYRAKSSGRNRVCAFDPKMPATVPSH encoded by the coding sequence TTGCAGTTAAAGAATCGTATCGGTGTACAAGTCGAAAAGGTAAGAATCAAAAAGCGAATCATCTTCTCTCTCTTAGCCGTGATTTTGATTCTAATGTTTTTGTTTCTCATCTACGAAAATCTTAGAATGGAAAAAGAAATCGATCGGATCGTAGGCATGAGAGCCCGCGTGATGAACGATTATATCCGCAGAGTGGGATCGCAGACTAGAGCCCTGGGCTTGTCGATTGCCGATTATCTCAACTTTAATGAGGATGTGCCTGCCAATCCGAGTTTGCTGAAAAAGTTAAAGACCTATCCGAATCTGAATCGTTTCGGAATTCCCAATGTAAGCCGTGAGTTGATCGACGGCGCGGATGCGGGAACGCTCACCGCGGTCGGATCGATCGCAAAGGTCGAGCCGCAGCATTTGAAGGAAATCGAAGCCGCGTTGAGTTTAAGAGGACAATTCGAATCCCTCACCGAAAAACAAAGCGAAGTCGTATGGGCTTATTATTTATCCGCGCAGAAATTCCTTTACATCACTCCCAAATTCAAGGACGAAAATTATTATTTCACGGACGATCTCTACACCGGACCTTTCTGGACTCAGGCCAATCCGCAGGCAAACCCGCAAGGACGTCAGATCATCACCGATCTCTATGAAGATCTTGCCGGAAAGGGTTTGATGATCACCGTTTCCGAGCCCGTGTATGTAAAAGGGAAATTCTTAGGGGTCGCATCGATCGATATCGGTTTGGATGCGATGCGGAGAATTTTAGAAAGCGGGGATTGTATCGGAGAAAGCATGCTCATCGACGAAAACGGAAAGATCGTCGCAAAACCCGGTCCGTTTAAACTGAACGACCGGCTGCCGGTAAACGTCGCTTCCCTGATCATGACCCCCGAAGAATCGTTCTTTATCAAAGACGGTAGTTTTTGGATAGGATTTCAGATTAAAAACAACGAGATGTGGCTCGTTCACGAAATTAAGATTTTTGAATATATTCTTTACATATTGAAAAATCTATTGCCGTTTTGGGCTCTCGTATTCACGTTTTCCATCGTTCTGATTCTCTATATTAAGCTGAGATCATCGATGAATCAGGTTTCCACGTTGATTCATACCGATCCATTGACCGGCATTTGGAATCGCCGGGGATTTTTGAAATTAACACAGAAGTCTCTTGCGATCGGAAACCGTCAAAGCCGTAACGGAAAGCACGATTGGACGATCTTGATGGTGGATATCGATCACTTCAAGCAGGTGAACGATAAATTCGGCCATGAGACGGGGGACAAAACGCTCGTGAAAGTCGCACAGGTATTGAACGATTCCGTGCGACAAAGCGATGCCGTTTGCCGTTGGGGCGGGGAAGAATTCGCAGTCTTTTTATTCGGAGCGACGCAAGAGGACTCGATAAACATCGCGGAAAACTTGCGCAAAGAAGTGGAGAATCGAATCCACCTCGAGGATGGAAGGCCGGTGACATTGAGTATCGGAATTTCACAAGGAAAAAGAAACTTGGAAGAAGCCTTTGCGAACGCGGATCAAGCCTTGTATCGTGCAAAGTCTTCCGGAAGAAATCGAGTTTGTGCGTTTGATCCTAAAATGCCCGCAACCGTTCCCTCTCATTAA
- a CDS encoding sensor domain-containing diguanylate cyclase, translating into MNVHQNEKKIQRKTILMVLTIAPVLIIGTFVYEAKKKQEEIHRIVWMRARVTQDYIRRVSNQTKALGSSITNAMLYHSDETPSASVLRKFRNFPSLKLFGIENRDVRNSPALAGETSQTSPAPQYSKQITPFLLKEAEAALGLKGQFDTLVETKSEFIWAYYLSAQGFMYYAPKGNVYKDVFNDGLYERPFWVQATPEANPDRRQVITGLYNDIIDQGLMITVSEPVYFRDRFLGVASIDIGLDAMRRILEVGDCIGESILIDENNRIIAKVAPIDLNDSLIQVPSGPSEKFFLQGGNYWVFFDIKEGDVRLIHRISAIWFILYIITGLLPFWGLVCALGIVLILYIKLKSSMEHVSQLIHTDPLTGIANRRGFLKLTQKALAISNRHGQNWTILMIDIDHFKQVNDQFGHDTGDRILVKVAQVLGTCIRQSDALCRWGGEEFAVFLFGANPEDSVNIAEHLRKEVENKVFLQDGKAVTLSIGISEGRGGRSGLEEAFTHADQALYQAKTSGRNRVCVFETVTDLI; encoded by the coding sequence ATGAACGTACATCAGAACGAGAAGAAAATTCAACGAAAAACGATTCTTATGGTTTTGACGATTGCCCCCGTTTTAATCATAGGCACGTTCGTTTACGAAGCGAAAAAGAAACAGGAAGAGATTCATCGAATCGTTTGGATGCGAGCGAGAGTGACGCAGGATTACATTCGTAGAGTCAGCAATCAAACCAAGGCATTGGGGTCGTCGATTACGAACGCGATGCTGTATCATTCGGATGAAACTCCAAGCGCATCGGTTCTTCGGAAGTTCCGCAACTTTCCGAGTTTGAAATTGTTCGGAATTGAAAATCGAGATGTAAGGAATTCTCCAGCGCTTGCTGGGGAAACCTCGCAAACCTCCCCAGCGCCGCAGTATTCCAAACAGATCACGCCCTTTCTTTTAAAAGAAGCGGAAGCCGCGTTGGGTTTAAAAGGACAATTCGATACGCTTGTAGAAACAAAAAGCGAATTTATATGGGCGTATTATTTATCCGCGCAGGGGTTTATGTATTACGCGCCTAAAGGTAATGTTTACAAGGACGTATTCAATGACGGATTGTATGAAAGGCCGTTTTGGGTGCAAGCGACTCCCGAGGCCAATCCGGATCGCAGACAGGTCATCACCGGATTATACAACGATATCATCGATCAAGGTTTGATGATCACCGTTTCCGAGCCCGTGTATTTTCGAGATCGTTTTCTCGGGGTCGCTTCGATCGACATAGGTTTGGATGCGATGCGGAGAATTTTGGAAGTGGGGGATTGTATCGGAGAAAGTATTCTGATCGACGAAAACAATCGGATCATCGCAAAAGTGGCGCCGATCGATTTGAACGATTCGTTGATTCAAGTTCCAAGCGGACCTTCGGAGAAATTCTTTCTACAGGGCGGAAATTACTGGGTTTTCTTCGACATCAAAGAAGGTGATGTCCGTTTAATACATCGGATTTCCGCGATTTGGTTTATTCTCTACATCATTACGGGTTTATTGCCGTTCTGGGGACTTGTTTGCGCGCTCGGGATCGTGCTCATTCTTTATATAAAGTTGAAGTCCTCGATGGAACATGTTTCCCAATTGATTCACACCGATCCGTTGACGGGAATCGCGAATCGTCGCGGTTTTTTAAAACTGACGCAAAAGGCTCTCGCGATCAGCAATCGCCACGGACAAAACTGGACCATTCTGATGATCGATATAGATCACTTCAAACAAGTGAACGATCAATTCGGACACGATACGGGAGATCGAATTCTCGTCAAAGTCGCGCAAGTGCTCGGAACCTGTATTCGACAGAGCGATGCGCTTTGTCGCTGGGGCGGGGAAGAATTCGCCGTATTTTTATTCGGAGCCAATCCGGAAGATTCCGTGAACATCGCCGAACATCTCCGCAAGGAAGTGGAAAACAAAGTCTTTCTACAAGACGGAAAAGCCGTAACGCTGAGCATCGGCATTTCGGAAGGAAGAGGAGGTAGAAGCGGTCTGGAGGAAGCCTTTACTCACGCCGACCAAGCATTGTATCAGGCCAAAACATCCGGAAGAAATCGAGTCTGCGTATTTGAAACCGTCACGGATTTGATTTGA
- a CDS encoding FecR family protein translates to MGEFMKRIEMLFFAVCIAAFLADCGKKQTDPHKGAITFVKGDVSVQRGDQKRKASVSQVLEVGDTIVTGPQSVATLVFGENSYVIEIESDSEFQVKADADEKSFLQNKGSSWILANKLLKTDRMSLHTPTTTAGVRGTKFYTSIYEDMTFTCHCEGQIELENMQSHSKKINDSDYLAVTKGNKTIYITPADLQKSNVPYSHEHSDLENSQLGAQSKMTPEQFRTVLELVKKKFVTP, encoded by the coding sequence ATGGGAGAATTTATGAAAAGAATCGAGATGTTGTTCTTTGCGGTTTGTATCGCCGCGTTCTTGGCCGATTGCGGAAAAAAACAAACGGATCCGCACAAAGGCGCGATCACATTCGTTAAGGGCGATGTGAGCGTTCAAAGAGGGGATCAAAAACGCAAGGCCTCCGTTTCGCAAGTGCTCGAAGTCGGAGATACGATCGTTACAGGTCCTCAATCGGTCGCTACGCTCGTATTTGGGGAGAATTCTTACGTGATCGAAATCGAATCGGATTCCGAGTTTCAAGTCAAGGCGGACGCCGACGAGAAGTCGTTTCTTCAAAACAAAGGAAGCTCTTGGATTCTTGCGAACAAACTTCTCAAAACCGATCGGATGAGTCTGCACACGCCGACCACAACGGCGGGCGTACGGGGAACTAAATTTTATACTTCGATCTACGAGGATATGACGTTTACTTGTCATTGCGAAGGTCAAATCGAATTGGAAAATATGCAGAGTCATTCCAAAAAGATCAACGATTCCGATTACCTGGCGGTAACCAAAGGAAACAAAACGATTTACATCACGCCCGCCGATTTACAAAAATCGAATGTACCGTACAGCCATGAGCACAGCGATTTGGAAAATTCGCAATTGGGCGCTCAGAGCAAAATGACGCCGGAACAATTCCGAACGGTTTTGGAATTGGTTAAGAAAAAATTCGTAACCCCTTAA
- a CDS encoding AraC family transcriptional regulator — MEYLNSSLTFFIYFGAANAFFYSILESVKKTPINPTLILIQCLTGSILLRYAWYFEPSLLAVPYLFCFLFTGITLVGPLVYVYVKSHLHKISEGRISFREIGARYWFHFIPAVVFAIFEIAYFLQEPDVLKEGVSNSFRRFQWDPIHLATFLACIQVSLYSILCLRVYLRISRKYEIYELKLVWIILLLPVSANVLIGSAFFLKNEILFKTGASCIVSVVLLMFVLRENHPAFFNEMTVAIQSSKYQNTVLLSEEILQADRKLKEMMESRAFYRDGELRLIDLAAGLGLSLHQTSRYLNEVQRMSFYELVNHYRVQEACRLLIEEPQKAVLDIGFEVGFNSKSAFNSQFLKATGLSPALYRKNRLSSL; from the coding sequence ATGGAATATCTGAATTCGAGTCTGACATTCTTTATTTACTTCGGAGCGGCGAACGCCTTCTTCTATTCGATTTTGGAATCGGTCAAAAAAACTCCGATCAATCCGACTTTGATCCTCATTCAATGTCTTACCGGAAGCATTTTACTTCGTTATGCCTGGTATTTCGAACCTTCCCTGCTTGCGGTTCCGTATTTATTCTGTTTTTTATTTACGGGAATCACGCTCGTAGGTCCGCTCGTATATGTTTACGTAAAATCCCATCTCCATAAAATTTCCGAAGGAAGGATTTCCTTTCGGGAAATCGGAGCCAGATACTGGTTTCATTTTATACCCGCGGTCGTATTCGCGATTTTCGAAATCGCCTATTTTTTGCAGGAACCGGACGTTTTGAAAGAAGGGGTTTCGAACAGCTTCCGCAGATTTCAATGGGACCCGATTCATCTCGCGACTTTTCTTGCGTGCATTCAAGTTTCCTTATATTCCATTCTTTGCCTGCGTGTTTATCTGCGGATCAGCCGGAAATACGAGATCTATGAATTGAAACTCGTGTGGATCATTCTTCTATTGCCCGTATCGGCGAACGTCCTCATCGGCTCCGCTTTCTTTTTGAAAAACGAAATTCTGTTTAAAACGGGCGCTTCCTGCATCGTTTCGGTCGTTCTTTTGATGTTCGTTTTGCGGGAAAATCACCCCGCGTTTTTCAACGAGATGACCGTGGCGATCCAAAGCTCCAAGTATCAAAACACCGTTTTGTTAAGCGAAGAAATTCTGCAAGCCGATCGGAAGCTCAAGGAGATGATGGAAAGCCGCGCCTTTTATCGGGACGGAGAATTGAGACTGATCGATCTCGCCGCCGGTCTGGGTTTGAGTCTGCATCAAACTTCCCGTTATCTCAACGAAGTTCAGAGAATGAGTTTTTACGAACTCGTCAATCATTATCGCGTTCAGGAAGCGTGTCGGCTTTTGATTGAAGAACCGCAAAAGGCCGTGTTGGATATCGGATTCGAAGTGGGATTCAATTCCAAATCGGCGTTCAATTCTCAATTCCTAAAAGCCACGGGTCTGTCGCCCGCCCTCTACCGAAAAAACAGGCTTTCTTCGCTGTAA
- a CDS encoding C45 family peptidase — MKRKTHPLAVVHLKGTQEEMGRQFGEIMKNIGEFEPIFDFYPVMARNLLLGSLPRDKRNFPAKGFLSMYLKFAQNQMRKRRPEEFSKRTIAALQAAGKTAKIEKDLFTMDAFQNSVGLLGAIQMLPELAHFGGFGNSQLVPACTSAAVWGSHSKDGMLYHARNFDFPGVDVWDLRPVVVFCTPVNGLRYGYVTCRGADAPGITAFNEAGLTLSFHTRFHKKIGSKGLGVIDFGHKIISESHNIDEAVEIARKHKINSTWGAIVTSFRDKVSKAAVIETNFGDMDVTYSQAGSESFVNTNHYLSPRLQSGEILASPVFYNHTFGRYKRAHQILAQSRSKGTSVKDLQNLLNDTVDPSSGEFRVMGSTIRQITSVKSVVMSPEAQKLYISVGAAPTGEGPYLEIPIVWEDGPGYSIVDPSGKRTSIAKKKSIQSEKPTAVEHYKEAMLINDNPQLGGIPEIFDQLEQAKRLSLKDPALSFLQAILKLETGEWNEAIRLLEESAAYESGSFRKNQAHLWLARTQSAIGKKKTADHYYEKVMNGPNTADGLIWKKKAVADKGSYSKRKLKQVSPNFLLVDVNEL; from the coding sequence ATGAAACGCAAAACACATCCTCTCGCAGTCGTACATCTCAAAGGAACCCAGGAAGAAATGGGACGTCAGTTCGGTGAAATCATGAAGAACATCGGAGAGTTCGAACCGATCTTCGATTTTTATCCGGTTATGGCGCGCAACTTACTCTTAGGTAGCCTTCCACGCGACAAACGCAATTTCCCCGCAAAAGGATTCCTATCCATGTATCTCAAGTTCGCGCAGAATCAAATGAGAAAACGCAGGCCGGAAGAATTTTCTAAACGGACAATCGCCGCGTTGCAAGCCGCGGGTAAAACCGCCAAGATCGAGAAGGATCTGTTCACGATGGATGCGTTTCAAAACTCGGTGGGACTTTTAGGCGCGATTCAGATGTTGCCCGAACTCGCCCACTTCGGCGGATTCGGTAATTCGCAATTGGTGCCCGCCTGCACGAGCGCGGCGGTCTGGGGAAGTCACAGCAAGGACGGAATGTTATATCACGCCCGGAACTTCGACTTTCCGGGAGTCGACGTATGGGATTTAAGACCCGTGGTGGTTTTTTGCACTCCGGTAAACGGCCTTCGATACGGATACGTCACTTGCAGAGGAGCGGACGCTCCCGGAATCACGGCGTTCAACGAAGCGGGATTGACTCTTTCGTTTCACACCCGCTTTCACAAAAAGATCGGATCCAAAGGTTTGGGAGTGATCGACTTCGGGCATAAGATCATTTCCGAATCGCATAACATCGATGAGGCGGTCGAGATCGCGAGAAAACACAAAATCAACTCCACGTGGGGAGCGATCGTTACGAGTTTCCGGGACAAAGTTTCAAAGGCGGCGGTCATCGAAACCAACTTCGGCGATATGGACGTTACGTATTCCCAAGCGGGTTCGGAATCCTTCGTAAACACCAATCACTATTTGAGTCCGCGTCTGCAAAGCGGAGAGATCTTGGCTTCTCCGGTTTTTTACAATCACACGTTCGGAAGATACAAACGAGCGCATCAGATTCTCGCCCAAAGCCGTTCCAAAGGAACGAGCGTAAAGGATCTGCAGAATTTGTTAAACGACACGGTTGATCCGAGTAGCGGAGAATTTCGAGTCATGGGTTCCACGATCCGTCAGATCACGTCCGTTAAATCGGTGGTGATGAGCCCGGAAGCGCAGAAACTTTATATCTCCGTCGGAGCCGCCCCCACGGGAGAAGGACCGTATCTCGAAATTCCGATCGTCTGGGAGGACGGGCCCGGCTATTCAATCGTCGATCCGAGCGGCAAACGTACGTCGATCGCAAAGAAAAAGTCGATTCAATCGGAAAAGCCCACGGCCGTCGAACATTATAAAGAAGCGATGTTGATCAACGACAATCCGCAGTTAGGCGGAATCCCCGAGATATTCGATCAACTGGAGCAGGCAAAGAGGCTCTCACTCAAAGATCCGGCCCTTTCCTTTTTGCAAGCGATCCTCAAGTTGGAAACGGGAGAATGGAACGAAGCGATCCGGCTTTTAGAGGAATCTGCCGCGTACGAATCCGGTTCCTTCCGAAAAAACCAGGCTCATCTTTGGCTCGCTCGCACCCAGTCCGCGATCGGAAAGAAAAAGACGGCGGATCATTATTACGAAAAGGTAATGAACGGTCCGAACACCGCGGACGGTTTGATTTGGAAAAAGAAAGCCGTGGCGGACAAAGGGTCATATTCCAAACGAAAATTGAAACAGGTTTCGCCGAATTTTCTGTTGGTCGACGTGAACGAACTCTGA
- a CDS encoding nuclear transport factor 2 family protein, with amino-acid sequence MNLEAAKNFCVRWLSAWTGNRPEHLLTFYADDAFYSDPTAKKGLRGRGKLLSYFRILLRNNPNWVWTHDEIIPNEKGFVLKWKAVIPVRDTEVIEYGMDIVEVENEKITRNEVYFDTRKLMETIQNR; translated from the coding sequence ATGAATTTGGAAGCAGCAAAGAATTTCTGTGTTCGCTGGTTGTCCGCTTGGACCGGTAATCGGCCGGAACATCTTCTCACCTTTTATGCGGACGACGCGTTTTATTCCGATCCGACCGCAAAGAAAGGCTTGCGAGGCCGCGGAAAACTTCTTTCCTACTTTAGGATTTTACTTCGGAATAATCCGAACTGGGTTTGGACGCACGACGAAATCATTCCGAACGAGAAAGGATTCGTTTTAAAATGGAAAGCGGTGATTCCCGTTCGGGATACGGAAGTGATCGAATACGGAATGGACATCGTGGAAGTGGAAAACGAAAAGATCACCCGCAACGAAGTTTATTTCGACACGAGAAAGCTGATGGAAACGATTCAGAATCGTTGA
- a CDS encoding response regulator, whose translation MSIVTNSQAKILIIDDEAANLQVLKQILSADYRLYFAKDGYKGIELAKSEKPNIILLDVMMPGMTGHETCRILRAEPSTSRIPIIFVTAMADEEDEADGFDSGAVDYITKPISPAIVKARVKTHLSLVRTEELRETRLQIIQRLGLAAEYKDNETGLHVIRMSHYSRIIALAAGFSPDCAEDLLHASPMHDIGKIGIPDNILQKQGKLDPEEWEVMKKHPTIGAEIIGDHDSRLLQLAKTIALNHHEKWDGSGYPGGLKEEAIPIEARIVALADVFDALTTQRPYKKAWEISEAIDYIQKESGKHFDPSLIPIFLEVMPKLLEVRERWAEGS comes from the coding sequence ATGAGCATAGTTACGAATTCACAGGCCAAAATTCTGATCATAGACGACGAAGCCGCGAATCTTCAGGTGTTGAAACAGATTCTGAGCGCGGATTATCGTTTGTACTTCGCGAAGGACGGTTACAAAGGAATCGAACTCGCCAAATCCGAAAAGCCGAACATCATTCTTCTGGATGTGATGATGCCCGGCATGACCGGTCATGAAACGTGTAGAATTCTCAGAGCCGAACCTTCCACTTCGAGAATTCCCATCATCTTCGTGACCGCGATGGCGGACGAAGAAGACGAAGCGGACGGATTCGATTCGGGCGCGGTGGATTATATCACGAAACCGATCAGCCCTGCGATCGTAAAGGCAAGGGTGAAAACGCATCTTTCGTTGGTTCGAACCGAGGAACTTCGGGAAACGCGTCTGCAAATCATTCAAAGACTCGGACTTGCCGCCGAATACAAGGACAATGAAACGGGTCTTCACGTAATCCGTATGAGTCATTATTCCCGTATCATCGCGTTGGCCGCGGGCTTTTCTCCCGATTGCGCGGAGGATTTGCTTCACGCTTCTCCGATGCACGACATCGGGAAGATCGGAATTCCGGATAATATATTACAAAAACAAGGAAAGCTCGATCCCGAAGAATGGGAAGTGATGAAAAAACATCCCACCATCGGAGCGGAAATCATCGGCGATCACGATTCCAGATTGTTGCAATTAGCGAAGACGATCGCATTGAATCATCATGAAAAATGGGACGGCTCCGGATACCCGGGCGGATTGAAAGAGGAAGCGATTCCGATCGAGGCTCGTATCGTCGCGTTAGCCGATGTTTTCGATGCGCTCACGACGCAAAGGCCGTATAAGAAAGCTTGGGAAATTTCGGAAGCGATCGATTACATTCAAAAAGAATCCGGCAAACACTTTGATCCGAGTTTGATTCCGATCTTTTTGGAAGTGATGCCGAAACTTCTCGAAGTAAGAGAACGCTGGGCGGAAGGATCGTAA